In Corticium candelabrum chromosome 1, ooCorCand1.1, whole genome shotgun sequence, the genomic stretch TTATCACATTTTTATGATGTTGCTTTGGTAGCTCGAAACAAAGACTTGAGCTGGCCAGAAGAGTTGATGTCACTGGTCAACAACAAGGGCAAAGAAAAGAAACTGTTTGGTATGTTATCAAGTGTACTTCTTATCTAGAGTTGGTATAGAACATTAAAATCAGACTGGTGTGGCTATTTGCGAGTGTATTATGTGTTTCTAATTAAAGTTTGGTATTTCTATTGGTAATAACTGATTTGCGAAGCATCAGTGTTATACCACTTGATCACAAGGTTTAGTAGGAAATTTGTCTTGTTCCTGTGCTAGTTGGGCACTTAATGTTGTCAAGACATTGACACTATGGTTTCGTCTTGTTAGCTTCGGGAGGCAATACTGTGAAGGGAGCCACTGGTCTCAGCAACTTGGGAAATACATGTTTCATGAACTCGGCGCTACAGTGCATGAGTAACACACGGCCACTGACCAACTATTTTTTGGAAGACTATCATCTTCATGATCTAAATAAGACCAATCCGTTGGGAATGAATGGCCATATAGCAAAGCGGTATGGAGACTTGGTTCAGGATTTGTGGCATGGAGAATCGTGGAATATTGCACCTCTCAAGATGCGGGTATGTGTAGATGTATAGGAtgatgttattttgtttgtatggGAATTTTATCTTTAGTGGACTATTGGCAAATATTCACCCAGATTTAATGGATTTCAGCAACATGATTCAcaggtttgttgttgttgtgtgtgtgtgtgtgcacccagaacttcaaatttaattaatacacatgaactaataaattactatttgTGTTATTAAATGTTATTACTGATAACTAATAGACTACGTGTTTGTCCTAAATAATATAGAGCAGGCTTTATGGGTATTTCACAGTTGTATTGGTAGTATGCTGATCATGAACTGGAATGTTGCAGATATTGATGTTTTGAGGTTGCAGACACAGTAAACAGactggtagacagacagacagacagacaacagacggaCTGGTAGGTAGTTGGGGAGACATAAACATTGATACACAGGCAGAACAACTGGCAGTGGGAAAACAGATGGAAAATATCTTAATCATTTATTAGTACTCATAAGTGTATTATGAAAGTATTATCAATGCCTCTCATTGTAAGTTTGATTTAGGAACTTTTGGCATTTTTGCTAGATGGACTCCATGAGGATCTAAACAGGTAGATGTTGATTGCGAAACATTTTTGATTTTGAGTCAATCTGCTGCTGCATTGATAATGTAGAGTTCATGAGAAGCCTTATGTTGAACTGAAAGATAGCAATGGTAGACCTGATGAAGAGGTTGCAGCCGAGGTAATCAGTGGATCTAAACCAAACACAAAACTGGATAGAGATAATGGGGCTCTCTTTAACAGGCTTGGGACAATCACTTGAAGCGAAACAAGTCTGTTGTGGTTGATCTTTTTCAAGGACAGGTAGAGTGGTCATTGcaatgcatgcacgtgtgtgtgtgtgtgtgtgtgtgtgtgtgtgtgtgtgtgtgtgtgtgtgtgtgtgtgtgtgtgttcgcacgtgcgtgcatgcatgccaaAGTCGTATTCTTTTTCTCATTAGCTTCGATCTCAAGTTGTTTGTCAAGTGTGTCGACATGAAAGTGTAAGGTTTGACCCTTTTACATTTCTTTCTCTTCCTCTCCCAATGGAAAACCTAATGTACCTTGAGGTCATTGGTAAGTTTGTGAGTGATATCATCAATGATTTATGCTGATTCTAATCATCCCTTGCTTGTGTTAGTCATTTGTCTAGATGGTAATGTTCCAGTAAAGTATGGGTTGAAGCTTAAAACAGGCGACAAATACAGACAGTTGAAAGAAGCTTTATCACATTTGTCTGGCCTTGATGTTGCTCAGCTTTATCTTGTAGAACTGTTTATGGGAACTGTAAGGGTAAGGTACTCATTTTTTTTATTGTAATTAGTTACCTTTACTTGAATGGAGTTGTATGATCTAGAGCTTTCCTAATGACTCTCAGAAAGTGAAACTACTTGGAGGATATCTATATGCCTTTGAGATTCCAGTGTATGATGGGAGAGGTTCATCTTCATCTGAATCAGATATGCATTACAATAAAGAATCAGAGACCAAGGAACTTGTAGATACAGTAATTGATGATGCAATATTTGAGGAGCACCAGGAGGAAACAGATGCAGAGTCTGAAGTGAATAGTCAAGGAGACAGAAAAGAACAGCCAAATGGTCAAGGAGATGAAGAGGTCGAGTCAAATGGCGACGAGAGGCGTCCAAGGACTTTGTCATGTTTGAGTGAGAAGCAGCAGGTGACAAAACATCCTTTGACACCCATTCGACCTTCTGGTGCAACTGTAACTATTGAACGACAGCCACAACCTGTAGCAAGTACCAGCAATGGTCAGGGAGTACCCCCATCAGTTTATGAGAGATTTGTTATTGCGATACACAGAAAAATGGTTAGTTGATATGTATAAACGTGTTGTAGCAGCTGAAGAGTAGttggacgaacagacagatagagagacagacagacagacgtgcagacagacaaacagacagatgagagGTGGTTTATTTATTCTTGCTTCAAGGTTGCATGTGGTTTTGCCACTGCAGAATGTAATTGCAGCATAGTCTAAAAGAAAAGAAGTCTCCAGACATTGagtcagatggacagacagttgatggacagataaacagacatcATTATCCAATGGGTTGCTTTGGGGTACTGTATGTAGATAAGGCATAGACTAACGTAACAAATGAATAGAAAAATTAGCAGTGTTCACTTGGTGAGAAAAAGCTCTGCCGTTATCATTTTAGATTCACACAGACGTTTATCTACTGGCACACCAGAAGAGCAGACCTAGTTTGTTTGGCACTCCAGTTATAGTTCCATGCATGGCTACAACTAGAAATAGAGATCTGTACTACAATGTGATGAAGCAAGTCTCTCGTTTGCTTAGCCAAGAAGAGCCAAGTAGTAGCAGTGTATCAAGGTACAGTAGAGCATATGTGAAATGATGGCAGTGTTTAAACCAGCTGTTGACTGCTTACGCAGAGACAAAGATGAATATCCATTTGTACTACGAACAATACAGAAAGATGGTCTTGCTTGTTCAAAATGTCATTGGTACAGGTTGGTTGTCTTTACATCAGTAGCTTGTGGTGTTATCTATTTCTGAGTTTTCTAGGATGTGTCGTGGCTGTACAATTGAATGTAATGATGATGTACAAAACCTTTCATCTGGATACATCGCAATTGATTGGGATCTTAAGGAGATGCATTTACGGTACCAGTCATCACACGAAAGGGTAGGACTAGTTCGTATCATGGATATCATGTACTGCAGTTATTCATTTCTTGTATGTTGTTGGTCTTTAGGCAGTCAAGGATCATTCGAGCATTGAACAAAATCGGAGACAGGAAATTGAGCCAATTAATCTGGATCAGTGTTTCGAGGCATTCACGAAAGAAGAGGAACTCGGAGAGGAAGAGTCTTGGTACTGGAGTGAAGTGAATCTCCTATGGCTATGTGTAATTCTGCTGTTGTAGGTATTGCTCTAAATGCCAGAAACACCAGACAGCGACTAAGAAGATGAATATCTGGAAGCTTCCGCCAATACTGGTATGcacaaagacatcatcacacTAGACTTGGACTCGATATTGTACTGTCTATATTGTGTGCTGAAATTAAATGGCACGGGTGGATGCAGTAGCTCTGTGTTGTTCTGCTAGTTTACCCATGCAATGTAGCATgctgttaatattaaattggTTGCTAATCTTCCTTTACATTCAATTCTTTGTAGATCAGGTTTTGTGCAAAGTTGACTATAATGTTGCTTTTTGCTGCAGATAATTCACTTGAAACGATTCCAATTTGTAAATAATCGTTGGGCTAAATCTCTCAAAGTCGTTCAATTTCCTATGCACAACTTTGACCCATCgaagtatgtgtgtgtctcagCAACATCAGCTATTACAACTCAAGCAAACTCGACTGCCTTAGAGTCATCAGTTGGTGTTCAGTCACCTTCACTCCAGCGTCAATTAACTCCATCCCATGCTAGTCCAAGTGAAGAATGTACATCACCATTCCAAAAGGAAGTAGGACAAGTCGACACAAAATCAACATCACATCTTGAAGGCAAAGAAGGAAGCATCACTGTGTGTCAATCACCACTTGAGCAGGAACGTGAGGTGACTCGTGTTGGTGATAAAAAAGAGTCTGGGTCAACTTCTTACAATGGACGAGAAGCCATGGATAGAGGGGATAATTTAGAGTTGAAAAATTGGGTGGTAGTAGAGGTTAACAAGAACTCTGAACGTGATGGAAGCTGTTATCAAGTTCCGGGTAGGGCATGCCGAGTTGAATCACACCCTGAACAAGATCAGAGGctaaattcaaattgtgaggCTGCAAGGAAAGGACACGAGGACCTTCGTTGTTATCGAGAACAGTCAGCTGAGGCAAGGACAGGGCACCAGTTTGAACTTTATGCAATATCGGTAATTGCTTttgtttgacttgtttgcaACCAAGAGTCAAATATACGAATGTTTATTTCAGAGTCACACTGGCATTCTTGGTGGTGGTCACTATGTCACGTTTGCTAAGAATCCAAATGGCAAatggtacatgtacaatgACAGCAGCTGCAAGGTACTACCatcctgtatgtctgtctgtttagccAATTGCTCATTCACTTGTTGACAATTTTTGCTTGTACACATGTActtgtccttttgtctgtcggtctgtctgtctgtctgtctcaatactgtctgtttgtctgtctgcctgtctgtttgtctgtctgtctgtttgtcttgtctgtctgtaggtatatatgtatgtatgtatgtatgtatgtatgtatgtatgtgtggttgtttgtttagttattgcaatttgttctgttttcttcctaattaattaactaatgctTTGTGTAATGTAGGAAACGTCAGAAGAGAAAGTAGCCAGTGAATCACCTTACTTGCTGTTCTATCAACGAGAAAACTTTAAATTTAAATACAAACCAGATTCAAAAAGGATTATTGATGTAACCAACGATGACGAGGACTATAATACAGATGCAAGACGGTTGTGTGTAATACAGTAGTATGTAGTAGTGTCGCTTGAGTCAGAATCTTGCTTTCTTAGGCTGCATTGCTTTAGCTATTTCTCTTCTTAGTAGTAACATAGTGTATAGAGCGCCTTTAAGTTGTGACGTTTAGCGGTAAGTCTAATACATTTGTTGCTGAACTGGATCATGATCACTGATATCAAGAGTTTTGCAGTTTGGTGCTTAGTGGTACAGTGAACTGAAATTCCTTGGAAGTCTCTGTATTTGAATTCATGATCACTTACACTGTATTTGCttacactgtactgtagcaGTAGGAATACAGTGTTAATTAACGGTTTTGATAGACACACCTAGAAATCACCAATGTTTGTCGAATCACCTTGTACGCCGATATCCATCCCAGGTGAAGAAACGCCCTTGTCCGCTATAGACAAGTTCTGGCTAGTTACGGCGCGGACGGTCATCCTAATAACTCGTCTGGTGAGTCTCAACGTGTATTACAGAGGCAGCTGAATGACGCATTGCACTGTACCCTTACAGACACAAGCAGTCTTCGAGACAAGGCACGTCTCAACACAGTCGTCAGTTCATGCTGCAGCATGGTTACGGGCCATTCCAAACGTTAAGTTAGGCCTATTCATAGCTCCGCATGAAGTTACAGTTGCTCTGAAGCTATGGCTTGGAATTCCGATTATTTCTCCTTCACAATCAATACGTTGTTCCTGTGGGCGTGTAATTGATTGCTTTGGCGACCATCTTCTTGGATGTGGTCACGGTTCTTTACGTTCTAAACGCCACGATGCACTGAGGGACATCATATATCACGCATTACTGGTGGATAACGAAGGCGCTCAGCTCGAGCAACGTTGTGGTCCAGACAGCAATAGCCGCCCTGGAGATATCTTTCATCCAGATTTCGCTGATGGACGACCAGGTTATTTCGACGTTTCGATAAGAAACACCATGCAGCCGGCGTATGTCGCTAAATCCGCCATTTCTGCTGGAGCCGCCGCAATGGctggtgaagaagagaaagaccatCGACACGACAGCGAAGTCAATGCGGCAGGAGGTTACTTCTACCCAATAATAGTGGagtcttttggtttgtggacgtcttccagtcttgccactttgaaggttatcgcgtccaagaccacagcaaagagcagaataagttttagtagggcagtcagtaacttactgcaacagctttcagTTCGCTTATTTCAGTTTAACGCACATATGATTTGCACTAGTTTGCGATTTGacactgagtttgacttttgggatttgccaactttggcaggggacGGGTAGTTGTTACTTGCAATTagaaaaaaaaaaaaaaaaaaatatatatatatatatatatatatatatatatatatatatatatatatatatatatatgtatatagtgACTCGTTTAGACTCATTATTAGCCTAGACATATAATATAGTCAGTCTtcgtgtactgtacttggCGTCCGTTTCCAACACCACAGTATAATGAGAGTGAGACATACTATCGTTTGATgtatgaaacagacagaccgacaagaTGTAGCCTAACTAGTAGCGAAAAGCCCGGATGCATAGCAATACCTTCAACTTTCGCGTGCGAGATATACCTTTTCATTCAACGGTTATTATGGTAAATGAATTATGTACACGAGTTTCATGCCGACACAATGCCACCTACATACGGGtaattcaaaatttagatTTAGAAATGCCCGGATTCCAGCAGTTTAATAATACCCAGATATTAAATGGCGGCAAGGGAGGTGTGTTATCTCTGTTTGACGAGAGGACTGGCTGATGCTACATCATTGACCGACAGGAACCGCTTAGCATTATGGATTCTTCGCAACATTAAGGTTTAGCTTCGTGCTGACGTACCCTGAGTTTCTGACGTTCTTGTGAGCTGTTGActacatgtatgtttgtgttctCGTGCTGATGTGTTGTAGGATACAACGTGCTCGTTTGAATCAGCGAAGATCAGTCTGCAAAGCAGTAGTGTTTCAGGAGATTTGATAGATGGTTTTCTTCAgaggtttgtctgtctgtgtctgtgtgtctctttgcttaattgtctgtctatttgtctgtctctttgtgtgtgtgtctgtctgcctgtgtgtctgtctgtctgtctgtctctttgtttgtctgtctctttgtctgtctgtctgtctgtctgtctgtttgtcttttctgtctgtcttttctgtctgcgtgtctgtttgtctgtgtggctCCCATGATTCTCTTTGTCACATTATACATAAGGCAATCTATGTTTTCACTGATCAACTATTAATCCTATGCAACAGAATGGAGGAACTGAAGGACAATGGCATCAATTACCTACTAGACATCATAGACTCTGCAGAAGAACTGATATCTGTCAATAAACAAGACGAATCTCAGTCAGTCAACATAAACAGAGACAGCCCCATTGGTAAAGATGTCAACAACTTTATATTCTAACATCAACATTACGTTGTTTGCAAACTTTATATTCTAACATCAACATTACATTGTACACCACTAGGTGTCTTCATTCGGCAGACAATATTGCATGTAAAGAAACTCGATTTGCATCGCCTCACTGACCTGTATGACGACATCATTCACTACATCAATGGTACAGATGCCACTCATATAGAAGCAACAGAGTCAAGACAAACTGATGCGTTTTATCCAACGGAGAAGGATCGTGCATTGAATGATCTCGCTAACATGGCAAGCTTCATCAGGCAAACAATCAGTAACGAAAGGTG encodes the following:
- the LOC134179072 gene encoding ubiquitin carboxyl-terminal hydrolase 32-like, whose product is MGQIDSKANPLSYEEAVSRMSPSELKRVRTSFKRMVGLNNQMTKNCFIREVFGDAFPARLAEEFYDMMGGGRKGIAFKDLVSGLVLLTKGSSEERIRFLFSLFSSDGQWILQCDMESMVLSLEGAGQVPKSVRQLFMRSSTPGRISYEVFRSWLVRNPHGLQVSQWLLVCSALQLSESGEAPTYQKTIAEVTSLREQDVYDLEKRFHTLRIYCKGGQFDSTAMTSAVSPPIPETLCKGLFRAFDANRDGTLDLKELCMAMSTCCRGTHQDKLKFSFKVFDMDQDGFLSRDDLSVMIDGCVQLMRDETSEAKDGEKVEELKQSTDEMVHELLTSHATEGHGLTVEQYLQWAESSRLIDCFLDVLYQVCHLGLGLRPCSSQEEGQIIKKWMARSEKRGLEPGDTLFLVVVSWWKAWQQYVQYDGPSVLETCLSPKAHHTGVSTHPGHHQLSELQSNRSALPSMQSNTLPKHWKPGSVDGQLHVPTGGTSKSSPSRSKGKKHLSTGKLGSERSGRSGGGKQKSRRAVTPDGSLSGRQFGGGGNQQKLAGHVSDSSMASMSPGGHHKKASTHSLEQPGQIDNSCLCEPDTKKNVLMLTTEGGRLKNSVILRQGKDFELLPEPVWRSLSEWYGYKICLPRLVIMCSKTQRPTLELFPQVFHIYRHTSQPQKSASNWAGVGLGFLLGSSSSSSNTSSNNYGTTGGYGSGGTTSGMDKSSGTTKRVFSYQATFSTTATVKQMFEYIQGRLRVRAEDMRLWDMRDEGNIVLLDEDDDRMLYQLNLEENHKIIVETRNKDLSWPEELMSLVNNKGKEKKLFASGGNTVKGATGLSNLGNTCFMNSALQCMSNTRPLTNYFLEDYHLHDLNKTNPLGMNGHIAKRYGDLVQDLWHGESWNIAPLKMRWTIGKYSPRFNGFQQHDSQELLAFLLDGLHEDLNRVHEKPYVELKDSNGRPDEEVAAEAWDNHLKRNKSVVVDLFQGQLRSQVVCQVCRHESVRFDPFTFLSLPLPMENLMYLEVIVICLDGNVPVKYGLKLKTGDKYRQLKEALSHLSGLDVAQLYLVELFMGTVRSFPNDSQKVKLLGGYLYAFEIPVYDGRGSSSSESDMHYNKESETKELVDTVIDDAIFEEHQEETDAESEVNSQGDRKEQPNGQGDEEVESNGDERRPRTLSCLSEKQQVTKHPLTPIRPSGATVTIERQPQPVASTSNGQGVPPSVYERFVIAIHRKMIHTDVYLLAHQKSRPSLFGTPVIVPCMATTRNRDLYYNVMKQVSRLLSQEEPSSSSVSRDKDEYPFVLRTIQKDGLACSKCHWYRMCRGCTIECNDDVQNLSSGYIAIDWDLKEMHLRYQSSHERAVKDHSSIEQNRRQEIEPINLDQCFEAFTKEEELGEEESWYCSKCQKHQTATKKMNIWKLPPILIIHLKRFQFVNNRWAKSLKVVQFPMHNFDPSKYVCVSATSAITTQANSTALESSVGVQSPSLQRQLTPSHASPSEECTSPFQKEVGQVDTKSTSHLEGKEGSITVCQSPLEQEREVTRVGDKKESGSTSYNGREAMDRGDNLELKNWVVVEVNKNSERDGSCYQVPGRACRVESHPEQDQRLNSNCEAARKGHEDLRCYREQSAEARTGHQFELYAISSHTGILGGGHYVTFAKNPNGKWYMYNDSSCKETSEEKVASESPYLLFYQRENFKFKYKPDSKRIIDVTNDDEDYNTDARRLCVIQ